Proteins from a single region of Dysosmobacter acutus:
- a CDS encoding tripartite tricarboxylate transporter TctB family protein, with amino-acid sequence MESTKKRNWIDVVVSLAVYAVTIFVFVYSASFKATADNSLNPDVWPRIICVLMSVAATVQLVNALRGKLTTSVTVANKKEVVIAIALIILYAILLKPVGYILCSLVLMVCLLKLFRVKKVWVYFVLPLVTTLASYYLFHTLLLVPLPKGLLTFLG; translated from the coding sequence ATGGAATCAACAAAAAAGAGGAACTGGATCGATGTTGTCGTATCGCTGGCCGTCTATGCTGTGACCATTTTTGTGTTTGTCTACAGCGCCTCTTTCAAAGCAACCGCCGACAACTCTCTGAACCCGGACGTATGGCCCCGCATCATCTGTGTGCTGATGAGCGTAGCTGCTACCGTGCAGCTGGTCAACGCCCTGCGGGGCAAGCTTACCACCAGCGTGACGGTGGCCAACAAAAAGGAAGTGGTCATTGCCATCGCGCTGATCATTCTCTATGCCATTTTGCTCAAGCCGGTGGGATATATTTTGTGCTCCCTGGTCCTGATGGTCTGCCTGCTGAAGCTGTTCCGGGTGAAAAAAGTTTGGGTCTATTTCGTACTGCCCCTTGTGACGACCCTCGCCTCTTACTATCTCTTCCACACGCTGCTGCTGGTCCCCCTGCCCAAGGGACTGCTGACGTTCCTCGGTTAA